CTTTCTCAACAGTTGAAGAATTTATTAAAGGTCTTCCAACATACTCCTTTAAAGCAACTTCCATAAATTCGGGTTGTTGTATGTCCAGAGATAAAGGAATTGAACCTATTTTATCAAGAATTATTATACTTTTTTCAAAATGTTTTTTATCAAGCAATTTTTCAATACCAAGATTTATATCTAATACATGTGACCCTTCTTTTTCCTGAGCTGTTGCAAGATTTACCATTCTATCAAAATTATATTCCCTTATAGCATTTTGGAAATTTTTCTTTCCTGAAGCATTTATCCTTTCGCCTATTATAAGAAATGGTTCTGTTTCTCTTAATATAGTTCTACTTGAGAGAAACTGTTTTTTTATAGTCTCTCTTTTTCTAACTCTTGTCTTGCCAATAAATTCTCTCATAAGTTTGATATGTTCTGGGCCTGTGCCACAACAACCGCCAATAATATTTGCACCAAGATGAACAAAATCTTCCATATATACAGAAAATTTTTCAGGTGTTGTATTGTAAATTACACTTCCGTCTGGCTGAAGTTTAGGTTTTCCAGCATTTGGTTCAACGCTTATGGGCTTTTTTGAGTATTTTGAAAGTGTTTGAAATACCTTAATCATTTCTTCAGGAGTTAAAGTACAATTCATTCCTATAACGTCTACATCAAGATCATTAAATAATGTGGCAAATATTTCAACACTTGTTCCTGTTACTGTTCGTCCATTTTCTTCAAATGTAAGATGTGCAATTATAGGAATATTATTATCCAGATCCCTTAATGCTAAAAATGCAGCTTTTAATTCTTTTAAATCAGACATTGTTTCTATTATAAAACCGTCAATACCTGCGTTTAAGAGAATTTCTCCCTGCTCCTTAAATACCTCATATGCTTCATCAAATGATAATTCGCCGAGGGGAGTTAATAATATTCCTGTTGAGGATATATCTCCAAGAATTTTTACGTTAGAATTTTTAGCAGCATCTTTCGCTATTTTTACAGCATGAAAATTAATATCTTTAATATTCTCTTTAACCTTTAATGATTGCATTTTTAATCTATTTGCACTAAAAGTATTTGTTAATAAAAAATCAACACCAGCATTTACATAAGCTTTTTGTAATGTGTATACTGCATCTGGATTTGTTATATTCAACAATTCAATAGGCATTCTACCTCTAATACCCATTTTGAAAAATTCTGTGCCATAAGCACCATCTAAAAAAAGAACTCTTTGATTTAACAATTCAGAAAATTCTTTTCTATTCATCTTATCACCAGCCTATTAAACAGGTTGTTGTTTTTCCTGGAATCATTATACCACTTTCACGAACCATAATTTTATCTGTTAAATTTAGCATTTCAACTATAATTTTATTTACTCTAATATCGATATCCCCATATCCAGGTGAAAAACGCATAGTACCTTTTCCATATTTAGTTCGTAATTTTTGGTCAAATGTATTATTTAATTTTTCAAGAGCTTCAGAAGCCCATGCGTCAAGTAACGTTCCTTCAAGAACTTTATTTCTTTCCATTAAGCTTTCAATTTCTTTATCAATTCTCTCACCTAATGTTGAAAGAAATATAGATAATTTTTTTGAACCAACGAACTTTGAAGGAATTATTTCTTTGGGAACTTTATTTATTTCATATATATTATGCCACAATTGTGGACTTGCAAGTTCAAGACCTTTAAGATATATTTCGGTAACAATTTTATTTAGATTTTCATCATCAATAATTTTTTTATATATACTTCCAGCACGCGCCAGATATATTTGTTTTGAAGGCATGTATTCGCTTTTTTGTGGAATATATTCTTCTATTTCAGAAAAATTCATCGTATCACCTCTACTAATAAATAATAAAATCAATGCTTGTATTAAAGTTTTTATTTATTATAGCATATATATTTTTAAAGATAAAATAACGTATTGTGAGTTATATAAAAACTATTTATTTATTTTGAGATGATATGATATAATATAATTTAATAGAAGTATAAGGTAATTACTACTCTTAGAAGAGGATTTGGAGGTTTTAATGAGAATATTTGAATACGAAAATATAAATGAAATGAGTTTTGAAACTGCAAAAACTGTTTTTAACTTTTATGATTATTACATAAGAAAACAGGGGTATTTTTCTCTGGTCTTAGCGGGGGGCAATACTCCAAAATTACTGTATCAAATTCTGGCATCTGAATATAATTTAAAAATAAACTGGAATGATGTATATATATTTTTTGGTGATGAAAGATATGTGGATAAAGAAAATGAATATAGCAATTATAAAATGGCTTTTGAAACGTTGATTTCAAAAATAGATATTCCCCCAAAAAATATTTTTAGAATAAGAACAGAAATCGAACCTATTGAAAAATGTGTAGAAGATTATGAAAACCAAATATTGAAATTTTTTGAGAAGAAAGATAAAGATGTTTCATTTGATTTAATTCTTTTGGGAATGGGGAATGATGGACATGTTGCCTCAATTTTTCCAGATATTGAAATTTCAAATAATAAGTATATTGATTATGTTATACCAAAAAATGCAAATCCATTAGTTCCAAGAATAACCTTTACATATAATACTATAAATAATAGTAAAAACGTTGTTTTTTTAATTTCTGGAAAAGAAAAAATAAAAGTATTAAATGAAGTTTTTAGAGGGAAAGAATATCCGGTGGGAAATATAAAACCACGTGAGAATTTGATATATTTTATATCTAAGTAATCTTTATTAGTGATTTGAAGGTGTATTATTAAATTTCTATCAAAATATCAATCTAACCTCAGTATATTGGCGAAAAAATGAAGAAAAATTCCTGCAATTAATAAAATAATGAGGCTTTAACAGCCTCATTATTTTAATCCAAAATATTCCAGAATACTGTCTGATATTATTTTAGCGAACAAATCTATATATACACCGGATTTAAAGCTTATTTCTACTGTTGGATTTGAAAGAAATTCAAGTTCAAATAATACTGCCGGGCATTTAGTATATGCCAGTACTGCAAATTCAGCTGCATGTATGGATCTAAAAGGAATGTTATTTTCTTTGATGCGTTTTTTTAATAATTCTGCAAATTTTTTGCTTTCTGGAATTGAATTTTTCTTTTCTATAACTCTTGATTCTATTATATCCTTATTTTTTTTCATGTCGAGGTTTTCTTTCCTTGCGATTTTTCTGGCGTATTTATCGTTTGAAAATGAGAAATAATAAATTTCTGAACCTCGAACACTTCGATTTTCAAGATATGAATTGAGATGTATACTTACAAATAAATCTGCCCCAACATCATTTGCAAATTTTGCACGATTATATAATTCTACAAATTTATCATAGCTTCTTGTGAGATAAACCCTTATATTTTTATTTTTTAATAATTCCTGTGTTTTTAATGCAACCTTTAAAGCGACATCTTTTTCTTTCGTTCCAAGATATCCAAGAGCACCAGGATCAAAGTCTCCATGTCCGGGATCTAAAACCACTATAGGTGCAGTGAATTTTTCTGTTAATTCTATATCAAGAATAATTCTTCCGTTTTCTGTGATTTTGGTATATTTTTTTGCTTCGGCACCAAGTATTATGGTTACCCATATTTCTTTTTTAGAATGTTGCATGGCTTTTATCTGTTTTAGGAATTTATTGTTATATGTTTTTGAAAAGGAAACTTCAGGAATCTCAGCACCATATATTTTTATTAAATATCCCGGTGCAGATGTGAGCGAATATACTTCATATTTTTCCGGTTTCATTGAAAATTCCATAATAACACGCAATCTTTCATTCATTAAAAAGCCGTCTATACTTTTTAATTTTGCAAGGTTGTAATTTAAATAATAACCCTTTGAATTAGTAAAATATTCAAGATTTGCAATTTGGGCTAATGTGCTTAATTCAACATAATAATTTTTATTTATATATTTAAAATTATTTTTGTCTAGTGTTAGTGATTCAGAAGAATTCAATATGGCAATTTGTGCATTTGGAAATACAACTGCTGACCATGTATCCTGAAATTTTATTATTAATAGATTTTCAGATGTAGAAATTACGTCGTATTCAAGATGTTTTAAATAAGAAACATTGAGGAAAATCTTTCCATTTTCCTCAATGTAATTAAGTCTATCTACTTTTTTCCATTGTAAAAACAAGTCTTTTGAAAATAATTGTATTGAAAATATAATTATTAGGAAAATTAAAAGAGGTAATTTTTTATTATAATTCATGCATTACTCGCCACCCATATAGTTTTTATCTATTTCAACATGTGCAAACTTCATTCCTGGTAAAAAGATCATAGGATTTACGCTCTTTTCATCAAGTGTTCTTACTTCAAAATGAACATGAGGACCTGTGGATATTCCTGTACTTCCAACTCTTCCAATTAATTCACCCTTTTTAACAATTATTCCAGGAACAACATCCGCTCTGGACATGTGTGCAAATATATAATAATGTTTTCCAGCCTTTATTTTTACATATATTCCATAACCTTTATCTTTTTTTACTTCTACAACCTTTCCGGTTATAGAAGAAAATATAGGTAATCCTTCGCTTAAAGCTATATCTATTCCACTATGAAATCTTTTTTCGTGGTAAATTGGATGTATTCTCCAACCGTAAGGTGAGGTTAATTCTCCCCATACAGGCCATGAAACAGTAACCTTTTTATTGTAGGATAATCCAAGATAATTGTAAGGTATTAATAATTTCTGACCTACATATATTTTTTCTGGATTTGTTATATGATTGTATTTTATTAAGAGATTTAAGTCTGTAAACATCGATTTGGCAATATATGAAAGATTATCACCAGATTTTACTGTATATATAAAAACAGGTTCTTCCGGGATTTTAATTTTTTGTCCTGGATATATATATTTCTTATAAGCGAGTTCGGGATTATAATCAACAATTAATGATAAGGGAATATTATGTTTATATGCAATTAGTTCTAGAGAATCGCCAGATTTTACTGTGTATGTGTATGTATTAACAGAAAATATAGTTGTAATTAATAATGTTAAAATAATTAAAAAAATCCGATTTTTCATTATTTTCCTCCCAACAACTCTACGATTTTATCTGCTATTTCATAATTTGGAAGAACAAAATCTGCATAATTTTCTTCGACAACAGCTTTAGGCATTCCATATACTACGCAGGTTTCTTTTGATTCAGCAATTATTTTTCCGCCATAATGTTTAATTTTAAATGCACCTTTTGCACCATCTTTACCCATTCCTGTTAATACTGCGGCAATTATATTTGATTTATAAATTTCTGCGGCAAGATCAAATGTAAAATCTGCAGCAGGTCTAACATTATTTATTTTATCTGATTGATCAAGGAATGTATATACCTTGCTTCCGGAAGCTTTTAAACCAAGATGGTAATTTCCAGGTGCAATATATACAGTATCTGGTTTTAATTCTTCATTGTCTTCAGCTTCTTTTACATGCAATTCGGAAATCTTATCCAATCTTTTTGCGAGAGAATTGGTAAATCCTGGAGGCATGTGCTGAACAACAACCACCGGAACATTTATCCCTTTTGGTAAGTTAGGAATAATTGTATCTAATGATCTTGGGCCACCAGTAGAAGAAGCAATTAAAACAATCTTTTGTCCTCTTAACATTGTTGATATTCTTGGTTTTTTAGGTTTGATCCTTCTCATAGTCATTTTAGTCACATCAACCTTTGCAGCATTTCTTATTTTTTCCAATAATTCGTCAGCAACAGTCCTGAATGTCCATGAAACGCTTCCGGCAGGTTTTTGTATAAAATCTACAGCGCCATTTTCCAGTGCTTCAATTGTAATTTCAGAATCCTTTGAAGTTAAACTACTAACCATTATAATAGGTGTAGGTCTTTTTTTCATAATTATTTTTACAGCTTCAAGACCGTTTAATTCCGGCATTTCGACATCCATTGTAATTACATCTGGTTTTAATTGAATAGCCTTTTCAACACCTTCAAGACCTGTTTTGGCTATTCCAACGACCTTCATATCCTTTTGTTTTTCAATAATGTCTTTTAAAACCATTCTCATGAATCCAGAATCGTCTACTATTAATATTTTAATTACTTTATCATCCATTGTTATCCCTCCCTTTTTTCAGGATGCTGCCGATAATTATAAATAAAATGAATAGTATACCTATAATTATACCATATTTGGGAGGCCAATTAAACATTTTGCCACCGAATATTACAGCTGCAACAACAATAGAAAAAGTAGCTGCGATTAATACCGCAGCTGCTCCTAAATCTTTTATAATACCAACAATTGCATTATATTCTGGATGCATTAAATCCATCATTTTTTCTACAAGTGTATTAATTGTTTCAAGGATAAGTACCATGAATATTGCCAGAGATATCCATAGTATCTGACTTTCATCAAGATTTAATATAATAGCCAATATAAAAGCCAATAATGCAAATGTAGTTTGTATTTTGAAATTTCTTTGGGTTGTAAAAACTTCAAATAATCCCTGGATAGCAAATTTTAAACTTTTTGAAAATTTTCTCATTAAAAACCTCTTCCTACTGAATGTCCGTTATTTTTTATTTCATATTTCTTTTCGACGAATTCATATCCAATCTTTAATGCTTTTTCATCTATTTCATAAAATCTCTCATTAACTCTCTTTTTCATTACTTCTACTAATGTATCAAGGCTAACAATGCCACAATTTTTAGCAATTGCCCCTAAACCTATCATATTAGCAACATTTGAATTGCCTAATTTTTCATAAGCTAATTTTGAAGCAGGAATTGGGATAATCTTTTTTGTTACCCTTGCAACAGTTTGAGGTAATGCTTTTATATATGAGCTGTCGTAGAATATGATACCATTATTTTTAACTTTTGAAAGATGAGAGAATGCAATATCATGCATTAAGTATAATACATCAAATGTTTCAGCTTTAGGGTAATCTATGGTTTCTTCAGAAAAAAGAACGTCACAAAATGATAAACCTCCCCTAACCTGAGCACCATAGTGTTGAGATTGAACAACCCAATACCCTTCTTTAACCAATGATTCAGCAAGTATTAATCCCATTAAAATATTACCCTGACCGCCCATACCGCTAATTCTTATGCTTGAAGGTTCTCTTAATTTCATTTAGCAACACCACCTAATTTAGCAGAGATTTCTGCGTATAAGTCTAAATAGGTTTTTTTAGCATCATCTTTATGGAATTCTCCAATTACTATTTTTCCTTCCAATTCTTCTTTTGACATATCTTTTGCTTTGTTTATTGTAATAGCATTATTTTTAAAGTAGTCCATAAACTGTGTTGGTTTTGACATTCCATTATATCTTCCATAGTAAGTATGACAATTTGATACTATTTCAACAACAGACATACCTTTGTGTTTTATAGCATTTTCTATATATTTAACGCTTTGCATGTAATGATATACTGTACTTCTTGCAACATAGGTAGCACCAGAAGCAATAGCCATTTGAACAGGATCAAAAGAGCGCTCAACATTTCCATATGGTGCTGTTGAAGCAGTTGCTTCATGAGGAGTGGTTGGTGAATATTGACCACCTGTCATGCCGTATATTGTATTATTAAATAGTATTACTGTTAGATTCATATTTCTTCTACAGGCGTGTATAAAATGATTTCCACCAATAGCGAGCATATCACCATCTCCACCCATTACAACAACTTCGAGATCAGGCCTTGCAAGCTTTACACCTGTAGCAAATGGAATAGCTCTTCCGTGTAATGTGTGAAGAGTATTAAAATCTAAATATCCTGTAACTCTTGAAGAACAACCAATACCAGAAACAACAGCAACCTTATTTTTATCAAGGTTTAAATTAGCAGCTGCTTCAATAAAAGATTTCATAATTATACCATTTCCGCAGCCTGGACACCATACATTTGGAAGTCTATCTTTTCTGAGATACTGAAAATACTTTTGAGTAGGCATGCCGCACCTCCGATTTATTTTAATTGGAATAGCCTGTATTCAATATTTGAAAGTTTAAAAAATAATTTTGTTAATGAATCTGGATAATCTCCACCATATATTACACGCTTAATACCGGCGTTTATTATAAGCCTTGCGCAAACAGAACATGGTTGATGAGTTACATATATTGTTGCACCGTCAGTTGAAATTCCGAATTTTGCTGCCTGCATTAAAGCATTTTGTTCAGCGTGTAATCCATAACATATTTCCTGATGTTCACCGCTTTTTATATTTAATTCATCTCTGATACAGGTAATTTGATCACAGTGAGGAAAACCTGATGGTGGCTGGTTGTAGCCTGTTGCCAATACGCGTTTATCCTTTACTATTACAGCTCCAACCTTTCTATGGGTACACGATGATCTCTCACTAACAAGAAAAGCTATTTTCATAAAATAAATGTCCCAATCTTCAATATTTTTCTTTTCAGGAAAACTTATTTCCAATAATTTATTTTTTTTTATATATTCATCTACCCTATCCCTTAAACTCATAATATATTTTCCCTCACTTCCAGTATTTTTTCAAATACCATTTTAGATAAATCCAGGCCTTTTTCGTTTAATCTGACGTAATCATCAACAATAATCATATCAGATACCTCAGTACTCAAATTTTTGATGAATTTTAAAAATAAATCTCCGTATTTTTTTTCTAAATTTTTAACGCTTATTCCTTTTATAAGTCTTAATCCCATAAATAATTCTTCTGTTAATTCATTTAAAGGTTCATTTTGAACATAATAATCATATGGAATTTCATTGTTTGCTAATTTTTCCATATAGTCTTTCAATATCCATGTTTTTGTATATCTTATATTGCCAATATGACCACCGGCAGAAATTCCAAAACCATGATAATTTTCGTTATTCCAGTATTTTAGATTATGTTTACATTCAAAATTATTTTTTGCCCAATTGGAAATTTCATAACGTTGATAACCTACTTTTGAAAGTTCAGAAATAACAAAATCATAACCTTCTTCTATAAATGCATCATCAGGTAATGAAAGTTTTCCTTTGTTTAGTAAACTCCGAAGTGGAGTTTCATGATCGCTATCAAAAATATAATATGAGACATGATCAGGCTGCATTTTTTCTATATATTTAATATTTTCTTCTAAACTTTTCCAGTTATCTCCTGGTAATCCTAAGATAAAATCAAAATTTATATTTGAAAAATACCTTCTAGCAAGATAATACTTTTCCTGTATAACTTCGTTGTTGTATTTTCTATTCATTCTTTTTAAGATTTCATTATCAAAAGTTTGCACACCAATACTCAGTCTATTTATACCAAGTGAGAAATATGTATGTAATAATTCTTCAGTAAGAATTTCAGGATTGCTTTCAATAGTTATTTCGTCAGGTTGAAAATTGAAAGAATCTGATAATTTTTTAAATAATTTTTCTATATTTTTTATATCAACATAAGTAGGTGTTCCACCGCCTAAAAAAAGAGTTTCGATTTTCAGATTTTTGTCCTTATATAAATCTATTTCCTTAAAAAGCGATTCAAAATATCTATCCTGAATATTTAAATTTGTTGTCATGGGATAATCACAATATAAACATTTTGATTTGCAAAATGGAATATGTATATATAATCCAATTTTATTAGTATTCAATGAAGAAACACCATCCATTATTGGTTATTATTATGCTTAAAGGATTTTTAATATCGTTTTTGCTTAGATACAATAAGAACCCAGCATCTTCGGACATCTTCATCTGCATGCCAATATAATATTCGCTTTTATCTATTTTAAATGGTGATTGAAATGTGAAATAAGGATAATAATTATTTTCAGAATATAAAACTCCGTATCCCCAAAATCCAGAAAAATACTTGTTTTCTAATATTCCAACAGGTAAACTCAGCGAAATACCTAAAGAGGATTCACCTAGAATAAAAGGTATTTTCATGTATCTTTGTGCATATACTGAGTAATTTGACACAGAAAAATCTGTATTTTTATATTTGAAACTATTTGAATATGTGGTGAGCTTTAATATAGTAGCTGCTAATATGTTAGAAGAAGAAAGATTACGTGTTTCACTTCCGTTTTTAAATACTGAATTGTATGAATATGAGAAGCTTTTCATTGCCAGTTGATTGGAGTATTTTTTTATAGAATAAAAAATTTCTGGAGAATTGTTTTCTATATCGTATTTTATTCCAAAATCAAAAATTCTTTCGCCGATTTTTAATTTTATTTTTTTAAAGAATATTTTTTGATATGTATAAAATTCTTTGGAGCCAGTATAATATGTTCCAAGTGTTGGAAAGTGTAAATCGTAAGAGAATGGATATTTTCCTGATATTCCAAGATTTTGATTTTTAGTACTCCAAAACGGTATTTTTAATTCGAGATAATTATTGGTTATTTCATAATTAATGGAAAATGAAGTGATAAATAACAATAGTAAAAGAGAGATTAAAATATTTTTTTTCATGAGGCACCTCCTGATATAATAAATTTTAAAATTCTCCACCAAGAAGAATTATATCACAATTTTAATTTTCATATTAGCAAATTTGAAAAACTTTTCTGATATAATATAGAAAATTTTCATTGTTGTAATAGACGGAGGTGAAGTTATGTATAATCCTGAATTGATAAGAAATATCAGTATTATAGCGCATATAGATCATGGTAAAACAACATTGGTTGATAGAATACTTGAAATAACAAAAAGCATTGATAATCGTAAAATGCATGACCAATATCTTGATATGATGGATATTGAACAGGAAAGAGGTATTACAATAAAAGCACAACCTGTTAAAATTATGTATCCAGCTAAAGATGGAAATACCTATGAAATAAATATTATAGATACACCGGGGCATGTTGATTTTACATATGAGGTTTCAAGAAGTCTTGCAGCATGTGAAGGAGCAGTGTTGCTCGTTGATGCATCTCAGGGGGTAGAAGCACAAACAGTTGCAAATACATATCTTGCAATAGAAAATGATCTTGAAATTATTCCTGCGGTCAATAAAATCGATTTGCCAAATGCCAATGTTGAAGAGACATTGGCTGAAATAGAAGATTTAATAGGTATTTCAGCAGATGACGCGTTAAAGGTGTCCGGAAAAACAGGTGAAGGTGTTGAAGAGCTACTTGAAGAGATTATAAAGAGAATTCCAGCTCCTACCTCCAAAGGAACAAGTGAAGATAAGTTAAAGGCTTTGATATTTGATGCAAAGTATGATAAATATAGAGGAGTAATCATATATACGAGAATATATGGAGGAACAGTTAAAACTGGCGATAAAATAATGACTATGTCAAATAAAGAAACATATGAAGTTGTTGAAGTTGGAATATTCCATCCCGAAATGCAAAAAACAGATTCATTATCTGCTGGTGAAGTTGGATATATAATCGCAGGAATCAAAGAGGTTGAGCTTGCACGTGTAGGTGATACCATAACAAGTGCAACAGATCCAATAGATGAACCATTGCCAGGATATAAAGAAGTGAAACCTATGGTATATGCCGGTATATATCCTGGTGTTCCAGATTATTATGAAGAATTAAGAAAAGCGCTTGATAAACTAAAATTAAATGACGCTGCTTTAACCTTTAATCCTGAACATTCACCTGCGCTTGGATTTGGTTTTAGATGTGGTTTTCTTGGATTATTACATATGGATGTTGTAAGAGAAAGAATAGAAAGAGAATTTGAATTAGCCATTATATTAACAGCTCCAAATGTTGTTTATAAGGCTAAATTGAAAAATGGCGAAGAAATAGAAATTCATGATCCAACACAATTTCCTGATCAGGATTTATTGGAAGAAGTATATGAACCATATGTAAAACTTGATATTATTACACCAACAGAATATATGGGCGGTTTAATGGGTGTAGTTCAAAATGAAAAACGAGGAGAATTTGTTTCTGTATCAAATGCTGGTAAAGATAGGGTAGTTATGCATTTTGAAGTTCCACTTGGCGAAATAATCTTTGATTTCTTTGATAGAATGAAAGCGATTAGCCGCGGATATGCTTCAATGGATTATGAATTAATAGGATTTAGAAAATCTGATTTATTAAAGGTTACAATACTTGTTAATAGAGAGCCAGTTGAAGCGTTGTCGTTTATTGCACATAGAAGTAAATTATATGAAATGTCGAAGAAAATGGTAGAAAAATTAAAGGATCTCATCCCAAAACATCAGTTTGAAATTCCAATACAGGCAAAAGCAGATGGAAGAATTATTGCAAGATCCACAATTAAAGCATATAGGAAAGATGTTCTTGCAAAGTGTTATGGTGGAGATATAACAAGAAAGATGAAATTGCTTGAAAAACAAAAAGAAGGTAAGAAAAGAATGCGCCAAATTGGTAGGGTAACAATACCTCAAAATGCATTTCTTGCAATTTTGAAAATAAATGAGGAAGAAAAATAAATTTTCCCCCTTCAGGATAATGAAGGGGGATTTTTTAAACAAATATCAATAGCTTTTTCTAATAAAAGATCTTCTTCTGGTTCTCTGATATTTTCATATATTATACCAAAATCAGGATCTTCGATTTTTATGTTTGGTTCAAAACCTTTTCCTGAAATATTTTCGCCATTTAAAGATATATATTGTCCTACAGGTATTATTATTTTTCTATTTTCATCAAGAGAAAATGTATTTAAAATTTCAGATTTTCCATAAGTTCTTTCGCCAATAACAGTTGCAAGGTTATTATCCCTGAGATATAATCCAACCAATTCAGAAGCTGAAGCGCTAAATCTGTTTACAATTACAACTATTTTTTTATTATTTAATTCTTTTCTGTATTTGATATTTTGAATTCGACTGAGCATATAATAATTATTTTTAAGTTTTATATTATAAAATACATTTTGAGGAGATAAAAGCGAAAGGACTTTTTGAGCTTCATTTAAAGAACCACCATGATTATTTCTTAAGTCAATAATTATATTGTCGATTTTTCTTTCAATTGCAAGATTAATATAATCATTAAATCCTTCAAATAATCCTTCACCAAAATAGTTTATTTTTATTATCAAAAATTTTTTTTCTTTTTCTTTAATGACCTTTGTATCCATCATTTTATAAAAACCCGTCCTTTTTGAAAAGGAAATGTTAAATGTTTCTCGATTTTTGTTTAAAACAGTTATTGTAAAATTTTCCGTGTTTTCGAATGAGGGAATATCATCTCTTCTAACATCTTTGCCGTTAATTGCTATTATATAATCTCCTGAACGCAAACCTTCTTTATAAACCTTTGAACCGAAAAAGACCTCTGATACCTCTACTGCCTGTTTTTTAAAATTATATTTTCCTGTAAAACCCAGTTTATATGCATAATCTGATGCGAGATCAACATAATCTTTATTGGATTTTATAAAATCGCTATATTTTGTATGAAGTCCCTGTATAGCATTATATAACATATCGTCAATTTCTTCATCTGTTAATTCTGGATAGTAGTTGTTTTTTATGCAATTGTACATTTTTCCAAATATATTAGATTCATGTAGTTTAAGTTTATATTCTGTATTTAGCCATATAAGGTAGAATATTGCAGCAACGATTAAAAGATTTAAAATAAATTTTGTTTTTCCCATAGTATTCCTCCTTGTAAAAGATTATAGTAAATAAATAATAAGTGCCCAATAAATATGATCGGATCTTTTTATAATATAATACATCAAAAGAAAAAATACAAAGGAATATATATATCCTGTGAATAAAACATTATTAAATGAAAAATAAAATGAACTGTTTGTAAGTTTCAATCCATTTACAAATAATGATGCAAAGAAAGCTATTAAGAA
This is a stretch of genomic DNA from Marinitoga piezophila KA3. It encodes these proteins:
- a CDS encoding LysM peptidoglycan-binding domain-containing protein, whose translation is MKNRIFLIILTLLITTIFSVNTYTYTVKSGDSLELIAYKHNIPLSLIVDYNPELAYKKYIYPGQKIKIPEEPVFIYTVKSGDNLSYIAKSMFTDLNLLIKYNHITNPEKIYVGQKLLIPYNYLGLSYNKKVTVSWPVWGELTSPYGWRIHPIYHEKRFHSGIDIALSEGLPIFSSITGKVVEVKKDKGYGIYVKIKAGKHYYIFAHMSRADVVPGIIVKKGELIGRVGSTGISTGPHVHFEVRTLDEKSVNPMIFLPGMKFAHVEIDKNYMGGE
- the pgl gene encoding 6-phosphogluconolactonase — encoded protein: MRIFEYENINEMSFETAKTVFNFYDYYIRKQGYFSLVLAGGNTPKLLYQILASEYNLKINWNDVYIFFGDERYVDKENEYSNYKMAFETLISKIDIPPKNIFRIRTEIEPIEKCVEDYENQILKFFEKKDKDVSFDLILLGMGNDGHVASIFPDIEISNNKYIDYVIPKNANPLVPRITFTYNTINNSKNVVFLISGKEKIKVLNEVFRGKEYPVGNIKPRENLIYFISK
- a CDS encoding N-acetylmuramoyl-L-alanine amidase family protein — protein: MNYNKKLPLLIFLIIIFSIQLFSKDLFLQWKKVDRLNYIEENGKIFLNVSYLKHLEYDVISTSENLLIIKFQDTWSAVVFPNAQIAILNSSESLTLDKNNFKYINKNYYVELSTLAQIANLEYFTNSKGYYLNYNLAKLKSIDGFLMNERLRVIMEFSMKPEKYEVYSLTSAPGYLIKIYGAEIPEVSFSKTYNNKFLKQIKAMQHSKKEIWVTIILGAEAKKYTKITENGRIILDIELTEKFTAPIVVLDPGHGDFDPGALGYLGTKEKDVALKVALKTQELLKNKNIRVYLTRSYDKFVELYNRAKFANDVGADLFVSIHLNSYLENRSVRGSEIYYFSFSNDKYARKIARKENLDMKKNKDIIESRVIEKKNSIPESKKFAELLKKRIKENNIPFRSIHAAEFAVLAYTKCPAVLFELEFLSNPTVEISFKSGVYIDLFAKIISDSILEYFGLK
- a CDS encoding methionine synthase; amino-acid sequence: MNFSEIEEYIPQKSEYMPSKQIYLARAGSIYKKIIDDENLNKIVTEIYLKGLELASPQLWHNIYEINKVPKEIIPSKFVGSKKLSIFLSTLGERIDKEIESLMERNKVLEGTLLDAWASEALEKLNNTFDQKLRTKYGKGTMRFSPGYGDIDIRVNKIIVEMLNLTDKIMVRESGIMIPGKTTTCLIGW
- a CDS encoding homocysteine S-methyltransferase family protein, with the translated sequence MNRKEFSELLNQRVLFLDGAYGTEFFKMGIRGRMPIELLNITNPDAVYTLQKAYVNAGVDFLLTNTFSANRLKMQSLKVKENIKDINFHAVKIAKDAAKNSNVKILGDISSTGILLTPLGELSFDEAYEVFKEQGEILLNAGIDGFIIETMSDLKELKAAFLALRDLDNNIPIIAHLTFEENGRTVTGTSVEIFATLFNDLDVDVIGMNCTLTPEEMIKVFQTLSKYSKKPISVEPNAGKPKLQPDGSVIYNTTPEKFSVYMEDFVHLGANIIGGCCGTGPEHIKLMREFIGKTRVRKRETIKKQFLSSRTILRETEPFLIIGERINASGKKNFQNAIREYNFDRMVNLATAQEKEGSHVLDINLGIEKLLDKKHFEKSIIILDKIGSIPLSLDIQQPEFMEVALKEYVGRPLINSSTVEKEKLDTAIRWLKRYGGMLILLTMKNKIPETAQERFEIAMKGIKYLEENGISKDRIFVDPLVLPVGAKKDPFVTLETIKLLSEKGIKTSIGLSNLSFGLPSREGINASFLSLAIHNGLSGAILNSKESSTMNIVFGSLILHGMEVSRDTSTSTGDELADLILKKKSRELKEKINLLLKDYTPLQVSQNILAKTMEYIGELYSKGEIYLPQLILAAETVTPIFEYLNNMLKKEESSSKGTILVATVEGDVHDIGKKIVATVLKSSGYEVIDIGKDIPGKIILEKVKELKSDLLGLSAMMTTTVGKIKEVKDLLLENGVEIPIIAGGASMNKELASKFGVFYAKNANEALKYAKRFINNKKIREL